Below is a window of Streptomyces sp. NBC_00223 DNA.
TGCGCTTCCGGTCCGTTCTGCCGTACGACCTGACCGTCACCGCGCGCTCCACCCGTCACGACCCCGAGGCCCGGGTGCTGGAGATCGCCCTGACCGGCGAACCGCTGGACGCTGTCAAGCAGAAGCTCGCTCCTCTTGCGGAACGCCGTTGCGTACACCGAGGCCGGGAAACCGGGCACGGCGGTGGAGCTGTTCACCGGGGCGATCGCCACGGGGACACTGTCGCGCCGTGACACGGGGTTCTTCAACGCCCGGCGGGCTGCCGCCGTGGCGCTCTGCGGTGAGCCCGATGCCGCTGCCCAGCTCGGGCGCGAATCTGCTGAGGTAGCCCACACCATGAAGTCGGAGCGGACTCTACGTGTCCTCTCCGAAGTGCTGCATACCTTGGATCGCTGGAGTAGCCGGCCCGCTGTCCGCGACTTCCGCGAAGCCCTGCGCGTCTCCTGACGGTCACCGAGGCGTTGTTACCCACTCGGCCACAGTCCGAATGACGAACGCCTGCCATTCCTGGCTCTGGGGGTCGAGGTACCGCGGGTCGTCGTGCACGGCGAAGCCGTGCTGAGAGCCCTCGACCTCCACCAGCCTGCAGGGGCCGCCGAATCGCCCGACCGCTACCCGTGACGACTCGATGGGCACGAAGGTGTCCTTGGTGCCGTGCACGATGAGCGTCGGCGCCCGCACGTCGCCGAGCGCCTCATCGGGCCGGAGCCAGAACACCTCGTTGAAGATGGGCCGCCCGTGCTTCAAAGTCGGCGTGAACTGGATGAAGCCTTCCGACGCCAACTGGTGGGCTGCTTCTTCCTGAAGGTAGTCGTTCTCCCAGTACGCCCGGCTGTCGATGGTCCGCTTCTTGTAGTCGAGCTGGGGGTTGAAGAGCACCAGGCGAGAGACATCGTTGGGCCGCTGCGCTGCGTAGTACGCCGTGATCCCACCGCCGAAGCTGGCACCGAGCAGGGTGACGTCCTCGGCCCTGGTGGCCTCCCGGACGTGGGCCAGCACGACCCGGATGTCGTTCAGGATGCTGGAGAGCGTGAGGTCTTCCTGACGACCTTCGCTCCCACCGTGGCCGCGGAGGTCGAACCGCAGTGAAGCAACGCCCGCTTCGGCCAACCCGTCCGCGAGACGCGTGAAGAACCCGCCTTCTTCACGGGTGACGCCACCGCCATGGACGAGCACCACGGCCTGAGAGGTCGGTTGTCCTGGCTCGACCAAGGTGCCGGCAAGGTGGAGACCGTCGAGGGTGCGGACCGTCACGTCTGCGGTGGTGAGCATGGAGCAAGGGTAAAGCGGTCGCGTGGCGATCCGACTTGTCGGAGTCGGCCCCCGCGTTGCTCCTACCGGCCACGAGCGCGGTACTCGGCCTCCAGGTCCACGAGCGTGAACTCGTCCAGGCGCATCATGAGCTGGGCGGCCTGCATCCAGGCCGTGCGGGCGTCGCCGAAGTCCAGGCCGCCGACCTCATGCGGTACGGGGTTCGGGTAGCTCGGCCGGTAGAGCACGCCGTGCACGCCGCTCGGTGAGAACCGGCGTACCCGCACCGCGGCGTACTGATGGCGCAGGTGCGGGCAGGCGCGCACCGACAGCCAGGCGCAGGAGAGGCATACCGGCGGGTGGCCGGTCACCATCTCGGTCGGCCAACTGCTCCGGTCGTCGGGGTCTTCTCCGAGCAGCCAAAGGAGACCGTCGTTGGTGGCGTCCTTCCTGGCGGGCCCGCCGCACACCTGGCACAACAAGCCGTCCATGGCGAGCCGCTGACGGAGGAAGTGCACCTTGCCGTACTGCGGCCTTCCCTTGCCGGGCATGCTCGGTACGCGGCGCCAGAGAATGCCGCTGCTGTCACGGTCGTACGGCCGCTCGTTGAGGTAGGCCAGCCTGCCTCGGCGCATGGTGACGGCGGGCTGCGCCGCTTCCGTCTCCGACGACCAGGCGGCAATGAACGGCACGCGGTCGGTCAGGCGGAGGCTGCCGATCGGGCGGTGGGTGGGATGGCGGGGTGTCATCATGTGGACGGGCTCCTACGTGCGTTGGGCGAGACGTATGGAGCGTGCGTGGGAATGAGTGCTGGGCGTCATGGCGGCATTGCATGGGTGCGCCATACGCCGGACGTATGGTTTGCCGCACGCCAGCCGGGTAGCGTCCGTAGGCTTGGCAAAAAGGCCCCTTTGGGCACCACCGGCACGGAGATACGGCACATGGCCACTTGGCAGGCCCGTTACTGCCCCTGCGGTACACGTCTCGCCCGGGACAACCAGGGCCAGTTGTGCGCGGCGTGTCTACGGAAACGTCCAGCCAACGCGGTCGCCGCAGCTCCCGTCGTACCCGCTGAGTTCTGGCAGGACCCGCGTATGCGCGGGGCTCTCGAAAGCTGGCACATGGGGCAGGCATTCTACGCCTACCGTACCCATCCCTGGCACGGCCGGCCGCTGTCGCAGGACACGCTCGCCGGGTGGCTCGGGCTCACCCAGGCACAGCTCAGCCGGATCGAGAGTGCAGCTTCCGCACCGCAGGACCTCGGCAAGCTTATGAGTTGGGCGCATAGCTTGAAGATTCCGGGCGACCTACTGTGGTTTAAGCTTCGCCGCGAGCCGCTGCCGGTGCAGCCGACCCCGGAGCACACTGAACACGCTGCACGTAAGGTTCTGCTCGACATGATCACGCCTGGCGGCGATTGGCTGCCGTTGTCCAACGACGCACCCGAGTACGGCGTGTCCGGGCTCAGCGGCATGTCGTTGCAGGCGACTGGCGAGCATCTGCTGCGGACGTTCCTGCACCTGGACGACGAACTGGGCGGAGACAGCCTCTACGTTCCACTCACAAAGTACGTAGCGCGGATGGCAGTGAGCGTGAAGGCCAACCCCGGCGACGGCCTTGCCGCGTACGGCCAGTTGAACCAGATGGTTGGCTGGCTGTCGTTGGACGCCAACAAGCACGCGCACGCCAAGCGGTACTTCGCCACGGCGGTCGAAGTCGGTCACGAAGTCGGTGACTCGGGTCTGGTGGCCAGTGCTCTCGGTTACATGAGCTTGCAGGAAACGTACAGGAAACGCCCGCAACCGGCGCGTTCGTTGGCACAGATGGCGTTCGCCGTTACGACGGATCGTCTGACGCCGCTGACCAAGACAGTCATGGGCGCGCGGCTGGCGCGGGCATACGCTTCGCTGGGCGATGAGGAGTGCCTGCGAGTGCTCGACACCGTGCAGGCCGACTTCGCCCAAGCGGGCCGGGACGAGGAACCGCCGTACGTCTCGTATGTCGATGCCGTCGAGGTCGTGGCGCAGCGGGGCGCCTGCTACCTCGACTTGGGCATGACCGACGAGGCGATCACGGCCTTGTCCGAGGCGCTCGACCTACTGAGCACCAGCGCGCCGAACCGAGCGCGTGACCGCGTGCACTATCTGTCGCGGTTGGCGAAGTGCTACCTCTTGGACGGTGAGGTCGAACGCGCCTGCCAGGTTGGGCACGATGCCTTGGCACTCAGCCAGACGATCGGGTCAGCGCGGATTGGGGAACGGCTCGGCGAACTGGACACGGCGCTGGCGCCGTACGGGCGACTCTCCTATGTACAGGAGTTCAAGGAGCTGTTCCGGCTGGTGACGGCGGACGCCACATAGAAGCTACCAGCCGAGTGCTTCGCTACAGCAGCCGGCGAAGTCGGCGAGGCTCGCCAGCACGATGTGCGCTCCGGCCTCGCGCAGGTCGTCGGCAGTGTCCTTGCCACTGGCGACGCCTACGGCCAGGGCGTCGGCGTCGAGGGCACCGCGCACGTCGTGGGGTGTATCGCCAACGACCACGGCGCGGGTGCCGGCGAAGTCGTGACCGTACTTCTCCGACGCCCGGTTCCGAGCCTGGCGGACAAGGTCGGCGCGATCGCTGCCATCGTCGCCGTAGCCGCCGACCGAGAAGTCAAGGCCCTCGCTGAGGCCGAGGGCAGCGAGCTTGGCCTCGGCGATCGGACGTATGTTGCCGGTGACGGCTGACTGCACGGTGCCTCGGTCAGCGCACGATGCGATGGCTTCCCGTGCCCCAGGGAGGACGACGCCGACCTCGCGCATGCGATCGGCGAGTTGTTCGGCGGCTGCGGCCAAGGCAGCGTAGAAGTCGTCGAACAGCGCTGCTGGCTCATCGACGCCGTTGAGGCGCAGCGTCTCCACCATGATCGCCTGATCAGTGCGGCCGGACATGTCCGCAAGCTCACCGAGCGGCCTGCTGGTCACCTGCTGGAAGGCCCGCTCGTAGATGCTGCGGCTCACGCCCCCGCCTATTTGGACCAGGGTGTGGTCGACGTCCCAGAGGATGAGCGCGGGACTAAGTGCACGCTGGTCAGTTGGCATGCCGCAAGGCTAGCCCGAGGGCAAGCGTATCTACAGTCGCCCGGCGACGGTCAGACATGCTTCTCGGCCGTCGTGACAGAGCGGCAAATGATCTTCCTGTCTCCCGCAATGCTGCACTCCTGATGTTGATGACATCACTTGATGCTGTAGTCGATTCGGCTAGACATGCGCACCAATCCGGAATGGCAAACAGATGTTCGAGCAGCTGACAGGTTTCGCCATTCGCCCTTCTCGGAGGCTCGTCGATTGCTACGCTCCTCTCCCGCGTCTCAGGTGGTCCTTGCGTAACGGGCAATCCTGATGGTGCCCTCGTAATTCAGAACACAGAATTGTATAATCAGGCATTATGAACCAGGGGAATCCATGCCCGAAAGGGGTGCTGTCGCTTGTCCAGCGCTTCGACATGGCGCGCTCCCAGGCCCTGACGGAGAGCGAATCGCTCGACCTTATCCGTCATTACCTGAAGGGATATGCGAAATGACTTCTCGTCCCATTTTGGATGCGTCCGTGCTTAGCGACTGGCGTAAGTCGTCCTACAGTGGCTCAGAGAATGCCGACTGTGTGGAAATTGCCCAACTGGACGATGAAATTGCGACGCGGGACAGCAAGAACCCGACCGGTCCGGCGCTCGTTTTCTCGCAGGGTGCGTGGACGGCGTTCGTGCGTGGCATCGCGACGGCGGCCTCGGAAACGCGTAGTTCCGCGTAACCAGCGACAGGAATTGTGCCCCCGTCCGGCCAGGGCTTGATCAAGTTCCGGTGAGGTCGGGCTTGGGGGTGATGCCCAGGATGGGGAGGGCTCGTTGTGGTTGGTCGCGGATGGCGCGGGTGGTCTTGGCGATGTTGGTCGCTCCGAGGGTTTTGAGGGCTCCGATGGCGAGGTTGCGGAAGGCGGCCATGGTGCGGGGTGCGTTGCCGGCGTGGACGGTGGAGGCGTCTTCGGCGAAGGTGCGGTCGCGGATGTGGTGCTGAGCCTCCACGATCCAGTGTCCGCGCAGGTAGGAGGCGAGTTCGGCCGGTTTTGCCTGGTGGGCGTCGAGACTGGTGACCGCGTAGACGGTCTCGCGGGTCTCCTTCGCGCCGGCCGCCTTGCGGCGGCGGTGGACGCGGATGGCGAGCTTCGCGTAAGGGAAGGCGATGCCGCCGAGGTTGTCGGCGATGGCGAGGGTCTTGATCGACCGGGACTCCCGGCGGCCGTGCCCTGTGTTCGAGTTGGTGTGCTGGACCGCCACCGCGTTCCAGTCCAGACCGTCCAACTGCGTCCAGACGATGGGCTGGTTGGGCTTGACGACCGCGACGTAGTGCGCCTTCTTGACCTCGACCAGCCAGGTGACGTTGGCCTTCACGGTGTGCAGCGCGTCGAAGGTGACCACCTCCCCGTCCAGGTCGAGCGGTGCGAGCAGGGGCCGGAAGTGCCGCACCTCGTTGGTCTTGGACCCGACCTCGGCCTGGGCGAGGGTGACCGGGCGGCCGTGGGTGACGGCGGACAGCAGGTGCCGGCGGGGCTGGTCCAGGCGGGCGGAGCCGCGCAGTGCCTTGCCGTCCACGGCGATCACCCGCCGTCCACCCGGGGCATCTGCGGTCGCAGCGGCGTGGCGGTGGACCAGCCAGGCGCCCACAGCCGCGTCGAGTGCGTCGGCGTCGAGGCGTTCGAGGAGCCGCCCGATCGCCGACCTGGACGGCGCGTGCCGCCGGCGCAGCAGGTGACGGCGGACACCGAGGGTGGCGAGCAGTCGGGCGTCAGCGCGGGCGCCCCACTCGGCGAGTTCGTCGATGGTCCGGGCTCCGGAGACCGCGGCTGCCGCGCAGACCAGCAAGATCGAGGCCAGCGAGTACCAGCGGCCCCGCCGGGAACGCGGATCAGGAACCGCTTCCAGGCAGACGCGCAGGTCAGGCACATCGTTTGGCTCAAGAGGACCCAACTTGGCCAACACAGCAGGGATCGAGGAAGATGAGACAGCGGACACGGGAACCTCTTTGATCACTCGGCTTCGACACCTGAATGATCACGGACCCCGTGTCCGCTCCCTCATCCACCCCAACCCGCCCCAACCTCAGACGGGTTGGACGATCCCGGGAACTTGCACAAGCCCTGCCGTCCGGCTGGGCGGGGGCACGGTGCTGTTCAGGGTCTTGAGTCGAGCGTTCGGCTGCGCGGGCCGGCGGCGAAATGCCCTGCGCGTACCGTCGATTGGCCGGACTGCGGGCGCACACTGGGCGTATGCCAAGGAGCCGCCGGGACTGGAGCCACTACCGATTCCGCAGCGCGTGGCAGCTCGATGCCGCGCCCGACGCGGTGTACGCCGTTCTGGAGCGCCCCGAGGAGTACCCCGACTGGTGGCCGCAGGTCCGCGAGGTCCGCGGGACCGGTGAGACCACGGCGGTGGTGCGCTTCCGGTCCGTTCTGCCGTACGACCTGACTGTCACCGCGCGGTCCACCCGCCACGACCCCGAGGCCCGGGTGCTGGAGATCGCCATGACCGGTGATCTGGAGGGGTGGGTGCGGTGGACGGTCGGCCCCGGCATCGGTGCCGGTACGGCCCTGCTCTTCGAGCAGGAAGTCGTGGTCCGCAAGCGGCTGATGCGGCTGCTCGCCATCCCCTGCCGGCCGCTCTTCCGCGCGAACCACGCCCTGATGATGCGGGCCGGCCGCCGCGGCTTGCGCTCCCGGCTCCGCGCCGCCGGGCCGGGGCATCTGGTTTGAACGGCACCCCCGTTGGCCTGTATGGTTTGAGACGTCCCGGGCGATTAGCTCAGCGGGAGAGCACTTCGTTCACACCGAAGGGGTCACTGGTTCGATCCCAGTATCGCCCACCCACGCAAGGCCGGACGTCCCCCAGGGGCCGTCCGGCCTTCGCCGTCTTCGGGCCCCGCATTCGGCGGCGGGCGGGCAGACTCGATCCCGGCACTATGCCGTGTCCGACTACCGCCCACACACACGCAAGAGGGAGCGGATTCTCTTGAGAGGCGAACCAATCCAGTGACGACCCAGGTCATCGTGCTCAACGGGGGCTCCAGCGCGGGCAAGTCCACCCTGGTGCGCTGCCTCAAGGAGATTTTGCCGGACCCGTGGATCAGCTTCGGTGTCGACGACCTGATCGAGCGGCTGCCGCCTTCGATGCTGGAGTCGGAGTCCGGACTGACCTTCGGGCCGCGCGGCGAGGTCTACGTCGGCGACGATTTCATGCGGCTGCAGAACGCCTGGATGCGCGGTATCGCCGCGATGGCGGGAGCCGGGGCACGGATCGTCCTCGACGAGGTGCTCCTCGGCGGTGGTGTCGCCCAGGAGCGCACCCGCCAGTACCTCGACGGCCTCGACGTGCTGTGGGTCGGCGTGCGCTGCGCCCCGGAGATCGCGGCGGAAAGGGAGATCGCACGCGGAGACCGGGTGATCGGAATGGCGGTGTCGCAGGCCGAGATCGTGCACGAGGGCGTCGTCTACCACATCGAGGTCGACACCGGCCGTACCGAGTCGCTGGAGTGCGCGCGCGCCATCGTGGCGTACATGTCCGAGGCCGCGCACACCAACACGGTTGGCGCGTAAGACGTCACGACGAGAACGATCGCTGGTGGCAGCCGTCGGCAACGGCCGCTGTGCCACCGGTCTCAGCGACCGCCAGGACTGCGGGTTCGAGTTCGGCTTGCGGCAACGGCCAGTGGGTGCTGAGGCGGTAGTGCTGCGCGGGCAAGGGCAAGGGCAACTGACTGAGGCGGCGCGTGGCACGGTCAAGTGGGCAGGAGCCAGCTGTCGTAGCCGCGGGCGCGCAGGCGTTCGAAGGCATCGCGGACCCTTTCCGGGATGTGCTGCTCGATGGCGAAGCCACGCTTGGGGTACTCCATCACCCGTTCCATGTCGCCCATCAGCATGTCGATGAGCTGCTTCTCGTCGTCGTGCGTCTTGACGTACTCGTCGTACGGCAAGGGCTGGGAGACGCAGATCGGCTCTACCTCGGGCCACAGCTTGCGGCAGGTCGCGTAGGCGCGGCGCTGCATGTATGGCATGGAGATCAGGAGCAGGGTGGTTACCCTGATGCCCGTGTTCTCCAGCACCTCGCGGGAGAAGCCGATGTTCTGGCCGGTGTTGGTGGCCTTGGGCTCCAGCAGGATGGCCTGATCCGGCACCCCCAGGGAAAGCGCGTGCTCGCGGTAGTGGGTGGCCTCGCCGCGGGGAAACCTCGCTTGGGTGGCAGTGCTGGTGTCGCCGGTGAAGACCACGGTCGGGAACATGCCGGCGTGGTAGAGGTCGGCGGTGGTGGTGGCCACACCGAGATCGAGGCTGCCGAGGGTGATCGCGGCGGAGCAGGGCTTCAGCTCGTGGCCCATCTGGTGGAAGTCCCAGATGGCGCGGGCGTCGGCCCGGTCCGCGTCGCTGATCGGAGCCTGGTCGATCACGTGTACTCCTCGCTGTTGCGCACGGTCTTGATGCTTCGCAGTTGGTGTTTCAGGCCGTATCGGGTGGCTGAGGCTAATTCTGTACAGGTTTCTGTACCTGTACGGTGAAGTATGGAGATCCCAGAGATCGTCACCGTGAGTGATGCCCGCGCCGGTCTGTCGAGAATTCTCGCGGAATTGTCGGACGCGGGTCGGGATGCCGATCCGGTGGTGATCGGAGCGCACCGCAAGCCGCAAGGTGTGCTGCTGTCCATTGAGGCATACGAAGAGCTGACCGGCCGGGCGGCGCGGCGACAAGCCCTCGCGTCCGCGGCGGCCTCGGTCGAAGCGGAAGGGCTGCACATTTCCGAGTCCGCCATCCGCGACGGAGAAGCCTATGTGCGAGGCGAACTCGACGCGGGCGACCTCGTCGCACGCGCGATCAGCCGCCACCGGCATCGGACGGACCTGCAAGCAGGATGACAGAACCTATATGCCCTGTCTGTTCGCCGTCATTCAATCGAGGCGTTTGACAGCGAACGCAGTCGTGCAGGCTTCCTTGTCAGCGAAGCTGGTCGCTCTGCGGCTCGATGCCTTTGATCCTGGTCGGAGTTCCCTCCGGGGCGAACGAGTGGTGGAAGGTGAAGGCGTGCGGTGCGGAGCCGTGGTCGTGGAGGCGCTCCAGCCTGGAAACCCCGTCCTGCCAGGTGGGTATCACGCCGTCGGAGACCCACCAGAACACGTAGTTCGGGTGTCCCGTCCTCTCGAACCAGTCGTAACGCCTGTTGAGTGCCTCTCGGTGCAGACCGCTGTAGATGGCGTCGAAGGCGGGGCGCAGGTCGGTCCAGAGTGAGAGGGTCGTGGCCAGGGCGGTGGTTTCCACGGCGCGGCCCTTGCCGTACCAGGCCGGTACGGCGAACTCTCCCCATGCACCCCAGTCCGCCTCGAAGAGCATGCCCCGGGCACCGTCTGCCGCTTCAGCACGAGCGAGATACCCGGGATGCCGGCTGATCTTCTGGTAGACGGCCTCACCAACGTCGTAGAACTCACGCGTGAGAGGTGCGGGATCGGAGAGAGGTGCCTTCAGGACGCCGAATGTGTACAGAGCAAGATGGGGCATGCGTCTCTCCCTGGTTGGGGTGCCTGGTGTGGACCCGGTTCGGTGGCTTCGCATGGGGGCGAGAATTCGTGGGGCGTGACCAACTCATCCCGTCGCGGGTGGCTCAGCCTGATGGAACCTCTGTGCGACCGTTCGCGATCGCCGAAGACCAGGTGAAAGTAGCTGCCTCTGCGGGCCATGTCGAAGTTGCGCTTTCCCTGTCCAAGTGGCCTCTTGGACAGGTCCTTGCGGGGGCTGGGACGGCGGCGCCGCCTGCCGTCGTGGAAGTCCGCATCGGCTCAGCAACTGCGGAGGAGCAGCATCGACGGCTTCGCTCAGGCTGGTGGCTGGTGGCTGGTGGCTGGTGGCTGGTGGCTGGTGGCTGGTGGCTCGGGGCGATGCCGGCGGTGTCGACTTTGATTGGATGACGCGGCGACTGGGGTTCGCCGTCAAAAGTCACTGCCGCACCGTGGGTTGAGCATTCTCACCGAACCTCGATGAACGGCTGGTTCGTCTCATCGGAGTTCGAGTGGGTGCGGTTCTACATCTGCGGCCGCGATCCGGAACCGCAGCCAGGTGCCCGGATATGAGACGTCGGGGGGATGACGGTCCTGGCGATGAACGGGGCCATCCGCGACTTCGGCGACAACACCGGGCCAGAACCGGGCGGCGTTGCGGTTGGCATGGTCGAAGGACAGGGTCCACTTGCCAGGGTGCCGTCGGAAAAGAAGTTGGGCAGCGACTCGGCCCACACCCAGTCGACGGTGCCTGCGCAGGACGAAGAACTCGCTCATTTCCCGGTCGCCGCTGTCGAGCCACCGCGTCATGCTGAAGCCGGCCAGGATGCCGTCTGTGGTGATGAAGCACGCCTCCCTGTCGTCCTCAGTGAAGTAGTGGTCCAAGAAGCGGTAGACGAATGTGCCGTGGGGCGTAATGTCGTATCCACGCAGCTCAGAGAAGTCGTACAGGCAGAGTTGCACGAGGTTCCCCAGGGGAGCCTTGTCCCCTTCCGCAACCGGAACCACCTCGACCGTCATGGCTGACAGTGTTCCGCAACCCTTGAGGGTCTCGGGGCGTTTGACGGTCTTGCCGGTGTCGTAGCGGGGTGCCCGGTGTTTGTTCTTGGCACCGCAAGGCCCGGACGCCGGGGCCCGACGCGCGCTGACCCGCCGTTGGGTGCCCTGCGCAAAGGGCGGTTGGGGTGCCCCTTTCCGACGCCCGGCCGGGGCGGACCGGGCGGCGGGGCGGGATGGATGGTGGGGCTACAGGTCGTGGGCGCCGGAGACGATGGCGATCTTCCATGCGGCGCTGCCGCCGCGGATGCGGACGGCGAGGGACTGGGTTGCGGGGTCGGTGTAGACGCGGCCCACGGTGACGGGACCGTCGCAGTCGATCCGACTGGGGTCGCGGTCCGGATCGGCCCCCGCCGGCCGACCCGGCACGCCTGCGCGGCCGGGCACGCCTGCCTGGACCTACCCGCCCGCCGGCCCCGCGCGCCTGCGCGGGCCGGTCGGAGCCGGGAAAGCACCCCTCGGGACAGGTCGCGGGGGCCGGCGCTTCGCGGCCGGGCCCCATCGCTCGGTAGGATTCGTCGGTGCGGCGGCCGCTGCCGCCGCAGTGTCCGTCCGACCCAAGTCAGGAGCAGACCGGTGTCAGATCTCCGTGTGACCATCAAACGCGATTCCGATGAGCGGGAAGAGCGGGTGGTCACGACGGGCACGACCGCGGCCGAACTGTTCCCGGGCGAGCGCTCCGTGGTCGCGGCCCGCGTCGGCGGCGAGCTCAAGGACCTGGCCTACGCCGTGGCCGACGGCGACGAGGTCGAGCCGGTGGACATCACCAGCGACGACGGCCTGAACATCCTGCGGCACTCCACCGCGCACGTCATGGCCCAGGCCGTGCAGGAGATCTTCCCCGACGCCAAGCTCGGCATCGGCCCGCCGATCAAGGACGGCTTCTACTACGACTTCGACGTCGAGAAGCCGTTCACGCCCGAGGATCTCAAGGCCGTCGAGAAGAAGATGCAGGAGATCCAGAAGCGCGGCCAGCGCTTCTCCCGCCGGGTCGTCACCGACGAGGACGCCCGCGATGAACTGGCCGCCGAGCCGTAC
It encodes the following:
- a CDS encoding YdcF family protein, with the translated sequence MDQAPISDADRADARAIWDFHQMGHELKPCSAAITLGSLDLGVATTTADLYHAGMFPTVVFTGDTSTATQARFPRGEATHYREHALSLGVPDQAILLEPKATNTGQNIGFSREVLENTGIRVTTLLLISMPYMQRRAYATCRKLWPEVEPICVSQPLPYDEYVKTHDDEKQLIDMLMGDMERVMEYPKRGFAIEQHIPERVRDAFERLRARGYDSWLLPT
- a CDS encoding alpha/beta hydrolase — its product is MLTTADVTVRTLDGLHLAGTLVEPGQPTSQAVVLVHGGGVTREEGGFFTRLADGLAEAGVASLRFDLRGHGGSEGRQEDLTLSSILNDIRVVLAHVREATRAEDVTLLGASFGGGITAYYAAQRPNDVSRLVLFNPQLDYKKRTIDSRAYWENDYLQEEAAHQLASEGFIQFTPTLKHGRPIFNEVFWLRPDEALGDVRAPTLIVHGTKDTFVPIESSRVAVGRFGGPCRLVEVEGSQHGFAVHDDPRYLDPQSQEWQAFVIRTVAEWVTTPR
- a CDS encoding GNAT family N-acetyltransferase, coding for MTVEVVPVAEGDKAPLGNLVQLCLYDFSELRGYDITPHGTFVYRFLDHYFTEDDREACFITTDGILAGFSMTRWLDSGDREMSEFFVLRRHRRLGVGRVAAQLLFRRHPGKWTLSFDHANRNAARFWPGVVAEVADGPVHRQDRHPPDVSYPGTWLRFRIAAADVEPHPLELR
- a CDS encoding HAD family hydrolase; translation: MPTDQRALSPALILWDVDHTLVQIGGGVSRSIYERAFQQVTSRPLGELADMSGRTDQAIMVETLRLNGVDEPAALFDDFYAALAAAAEQLADRMREVGVVLPGAREAIASCADRGTVQSAVTGNIRPIAEAKLAALGLSEGLDFSVGGYGDDGSDRADLVRQARNRASEKYGHDFAGTRAVVVGDTPHDVRGALDADALAVGVASGKDTADDLREAGAHIVLASLADFAGCCSEALGW
- a CDS encoding DUF3291 domain-containing protein, which codes for MPHLALYTFGVLKAPLSDPAPLTREFYDVGEAVYQKISRHPGYLARAEAADGARGMLFEADWGAWGEFAVPAWYGKGRAVETTALATTLSLWTDLRPAFDAIYSGLHREALNRRYDWFERTGHPNYVFWWVSDGVIPTWQDGVSRLERLHDHGSAPHAFTFHHSFAPEGTPTRIKGIEPQSDQLR
- a CDS encoding type II toxin-antitoxin system Phd/YefM family antitoxin; the encoded protein is MEIPEIVTVSDARAGLSRILAELSDAGRDADPVVIGAHRKPQGVLLSIEAYEELTGRAARRQALASAAASVEAEGLHISESAIRDGEAYVRGELDAGDLVARAISRHRHRTDLQAG
- the cpt gene encoding chloramphenicol phosphotransferase CPT; translation: MTTQVIVLNGGSSAGKSTLVRCLKEILPDPWISFGVDDLIERLPPSMLESESGLTFGPRGEVYVGDDFMRLQNAWMRGIAAMAGAGARIVLDEVLLGGGVAQERTRQYLDGLDVLWVGVRCAPEIAAEREIARGDRVIGMAVSQAEIVHEGVVYHIEVDTGRTESLECARAIVAYMSEAAHTNTVGA
- a CDS encoding DUF397 domain-containing protein gives rise to the protein MTSRPILDASVLSDWRKSSYSGSENADCVEIAQLDDEIATRDSKNPTGPALVFSQGAWTAFVRGIATAASETRSSA
- a CDS encoding ISAs1 family transposase; the protein is MPDLRVCLEAVPDPRSRRGRWYSLASILLVCAAAAVSGARTIDELAEWGARADARLLATLGVRRHLLRRRHAPSRSAIGRLLERLDADALDAAVGAWLVHRHAAATADAPGGRRVIAVDGKALRGSARLDQPRRHLLSAVTHGRPVTLAQAEVGSKTNEVRHFRPLLAPLDLDGEVVTFDALHTVKANVTWLVEVKKAHYVAVVKPNQPIVWTQLDGLDWNAVAVQHTNSNTGHGRRESRSIKTLAIADNLGGIAFPYAKLAIRVHRRRKAAGAKETRETVYAVTSLDAHQAKPAELASYLRGHWIVEAQHHIRDRTFAEDASTVHAGNAPRTMAAFRNLAIGALKTLGATNIAKTTRAIRDQPQRALPILGITPKPDLTGT
- a CDS encoding SRPBCC family protein, with protein sequence MPRSRRDWSHYRFRSAWQLDAAPDAVYAVLERPEEYPDWWPQVREVRGTGETTAVVRFRSVLPYDLTVTARSTRHDPEARVLEIAMTGDLEGWVRWTVGPGIGAGTALLFEQEVVVRKRLMRLLAIPCRPLFRANHALMMRAGRRGLRSRLRAAGPGHLV
- a CDS encoding tetratricopeptide repeat protein, whose amino-acid sequence is MRGALESWHMGQAFYAYRTHPWHGRPLSQDTLAGWLGLTQAQLSRIESAASAPQDLGKLMSWAHSLKIPGDLLWFKLRREPLPVQPTPEHTEHAARKVLLDMITPGGDWLPLSNDAPEYGVSGLSGMSLQATGEHLLRTFLHLDDELGGDSLYVPLTKYVARMAVSVKANPGDGLAAYGQLNQMVGWLSLDANKHAHAKRYFATAVEVGHEVGDSGLVASALGYMSLQETYRKRPQPARSLAQMAFAVTTDRLTPLTKTVMGARLARAYASLGDEECLRVLDTVQADFAQAGRDEEPPYVSYVDAVEVVAQRGACYLDLGMTDEAITALSEALDLLSTSAPNRARDRVHYLSRLAKCYLLDGEVERACQVGHDALALSQTIGSARIGERLGELDTALAPYGRLSYVQEFKELFRLVTADAT
- a CDS encoding SRPBCC family protein; translation: MDWSRYRFRSAWQLDAAPDAVYAVLERPEEYPEWWPQVREVCGTGETTAVLRFRSVLPYDLTVTARSTRHDPEARVLEIALTGEPLDAVKQKLAPLAERRCVHRGRETGHGGGAVHRGDRHGDTVAP